A segment of the Peptostreptococcaceae bacterium genome:
CTTGCAATTATTATGGCAACCTCCGCCCTCGGAATCATACCTATTCCAATCTGAAGAGATTGCTTCCACTTAAAGCCCGATATTTTCGCGCCAAGCCCGCACCCTATTATCTTTCCTATTATTGCAAAGAATATGAATGACAGTTCAGGCAGGCCCCCAAAGGATATTTTTGTAAGGTTTATGCCCATTCCAATTGAAACAAAGAATATGGGCGTGAATACCACGCTTCCTATTCTATTGATGTTATGTGTTATGGTGTGCCTGCCATTTGCCATGCTTAGTATTACTCCTGCAAAATAGGCGCCCGTTACGGCAGCAACACCCATCTTTTCGGAAAGGAATGCCATTGCAAGTGTAAATATGAGCGCATAGGATATCAACATTCTATCTATGTTGAAGATTCCCATGAGTCTCAAGAAAGAAACATTTCCCTTTGAATAGTCCTTTACAGCAATCCCTACTATTGCAACTATTATAAAGAATACTACGAGCTTCACTATGACAGATGTCATGCCCGTGCCACTTTCGGGAACAAGAACACTTATTGCAACTGAAAGCAGTATTATACCAACAACATCGTCAATTATTGCCGCCCCCAGGATTCCCATCCCCTGTCTGCTTTTAAGTT
Coding sequences within it:
- a CDS encoding cation:proton antiporter, which produces MKEGIFVEEGYDFLLQLALVLLAGNIGGLISKKFKQPQVLGQIIAGVLLGTYFMEKTEIIYYFSQIGVIMLMFIAGIETDVNELNRSKGSSSLIALGGVSIPFALVCGGFYFFSGDLTLSIFMGVASMATSVSISVQTLRELNKLKSRQGMGILGAAIIDDVVGIILLSVAISVLVPESGTGMTSVIVKLVVFFIIVAIVGIAVKDYSKGNVSFLRLMGIFNIDRMLISYALIFTLAMAFLSEKMGVAAVTGAYFAGVILSMANGRHTITHNINRIGSVVFTPIFFVSIGMGINLTKISFGGLPELSFIFFAIIGKIIGCGLGAKISGFKWKQSLQIGIGMIPRAEVAIIIASLGVGLGVIGNEQLTAVVLMVLITTLITPSLLKLAFKEKEEYVEYDKKS